From a region of the Mercurialis annua linkage group LG1-X, ddMerAnnu1.2, whole genome shotgun sequence genome:
- the LOC126660303 gene encoding uncharacterized protein LOC126660303 — MATPLQLSPPAFLINNTNFNRFSTFTIQSTKSSSRNPTFNPIRATKDKTSSSADEVTNKYGLEAGLWKIFSSTEEDGETKKSKGEQAKELLAKYGGAYLATSITLSLISFSLCYALVTAGVDVQALLLKVGISTDATGEKLGTFALAYAAHKAASPIRFPPTVALTPIVAGWIGKKVDQDKQAP; from the exons aTGGCAACCCCTCTGCAACTCTCTCCTCCTGCCTTCCTCATTAATAACACAAATTTCAATAGATTTTCCACTTTTACTATTCAATCTACCAAATCCAGCTCTAGAAACCCCACCTTCAACCCCATCAGAGCTACTAAGGACAAAACCTCATCATCTGCAGATGAAGTTACCAATAAATATGGTCTCGAAGCTGGTCTTTGGAAG ATATTCAGCTCAACAGAGGAAGACGGCGAGACAAAGAAATCAAAGGGAGAGCAAGCCAAAGAGCTGCTGGCTAAATATGGAGGGGCATACCTCGCCACATCCATTACTTTATCATTAATCTCTTTCTCTCTCTGTTATGCACTTGTTACTGCTGGAGTCGATGTCCAAGCCTTGCTGCTCAAG GTGGGAATTTCAACGGATGCTACTGGGGAGAAACTTGGCACCTTTGCTCTCGCCTATGCCGCACATAAGGCTGCATCTCCAATTAGGTTTCCTCCTACTGTTGCTCTTACTCCTATTGTTGCCGGTTGGATCGGAAAGAAAGTTGATCAAGACAAACAAGCTCCCTGA
- the LOC126665968 gene encoding transcription repressor OFP6-like translates to MPSRKKIKLLKTLIAACGCGRTKPSDVYEPIPIPIPIPLCPSDSNSYDKSGSAAALLSLDNEETCTTSTESTSFAMQHSSETKISNNSIAVVKDSNDPYRDFRQSMLQMIFEKEIFSRADLQELLNCYLELNAACNHALIIGAFTDIWNDVISKNQT, encoded by the coding sequence ATGCCCTCACGCAAGAAAATTAAGCTTCTTAAAACATTGATCGCAGCCTGTGGCTGTGGCAGGACAAAACCTTCAGATGTTTACGAGCCGATTCCGATTCCGATTCCGATTCCTCTTTGTCCTTCTGATTCTAATTCTTATGATAAAAGCGGATCGGCCGCAGCCTTATTGTCATTAGATAATGAAGAAACCTGCACCACTTCCACTGAAAGCACCAGCTTTGCAATGCAACATAGCTCTGAAACAAAAATCAGCAACAACAGCATTGCTGTGGTGAAAGATTCGAACGACCCGTATCGAGATTTTAGGCAATCCATGTTGCAGATGATCTTCGAGAAGGAAATATTCTCCAGGGCTGATCTTCAAGAGCTTCTCAACTGTTATCTGGAGCTGAATGCTGCATGTAACCATGCCCTAATCATTGGAGCATTCACAGATATCTGGAATGATGTCATCTCCAAAAACCAAACCTAG